A stretch of Kaistella flava (ex Peng et al. 2021) DNA encodes these proteins:
- a CDS encoding monovalent cation:proton antiporter-2 (CPA2) family protein, whose amino-acid sequence MNESSLAQTALIFLGAAIVMVPLVRKLGLSSVIGFILGGIIIGPFGLKLTGTDSNDIMQATEFGVIMLLFLVGLEIEPRKFWIIRKKIIGMGLGQMAVTVAILFLIFYLADWRTDQALVAALCFSLSSTAIVLQTLKEKNIFRTDVGEASFSILLFQDIAVIPIIALLPIIAKKSDTDENQLLLQYLPDWLQPFSIIIGVLALIILGRYLFVPFLRYVSRSGMNELLTASSLFLVIGVSELMHSVGLSPALGAFIAGVMLATSEFRHELESQIDPFKGLLLAVFFVSVGSTINFHVIMGDPMFIFTTILVVLLVKFIVLVGVLKLFKLKLHENFLVAFGLSQIGEFAFVLINYSTKLYLFDPKLNAQLMAITAITMCVTPILLLINEKLIEPRIHDTKNESDELDGPIEKQRIIIVGFGHFGSTVGRLLRVNGISATVLDNDPERVNLLRSKGFKVYYGDAAKPGILRSAGAETADLLILCLDSPEKNKFILNYAREHFPQMKIFVRAKNRLDAYDFINSGVENIYRETLGTAVDMAVDILKATGMRAYAARRLGQRFMVIDKAMTRKLAKEQLKDKVTFTMSEHLEREAELLAEDSHSFDESQWNEYEEYQN is encoded by the coding sequence ATGAATGAAAGTTCATTAGCACAAACTGCCTTAATCTTTTTAGGTGCTGCAATCGTAATGGTTCCGCTGGTTCGAAAACTGGGGCTCAGTTCTGTGATCGGTTTTATATTGGGCGGGATTATCATTGGTCCTTTTGGTTTAAAGTTGACCGGAACCGATTCTAATGATATTATGCAAGCTACCGAATTTGGCGTAATCATGTTGCTTTTTCTCGTCGGTTTAGAAATAGAACCTCGAAAATTCTGGATTATACGAAAGAAAATAATCGGGATGGGATTAGGACAAATGGCAGTGACCGTCGCGATACTATTCCTCATTTTCTATCTGGCAGATTGGCGGACCGATCAAGCATTGGTTGCAGCATTGTGTTTTAGTCTATCTTCAACAGCGATTGTTTTACAAACTTTAAAAGAGAAAAATATTTTCAGAACAGATGTTGGTGAAGCTTCTTTCTCGATCCTTCTTTTTCAAGATATTGCGGTAATTCCAATTATTGCACTCTTGCCGATTATTGCTAAAAAATCTGACACCGATGAAAATCAGTTATTATTACAATATCTACCTGATTGGTTGCAGCCGTTTTCGATTATCATAGGTGTACTCGCTTTGATTATTTTGGGACGATACTTATTCGTTCCATTTCTTAGATATGTTTCCCGTTCGGGCATGAATGAATTACTAACTGCCTCTTCTCTTTTCTTAGTAATCGGCGTTTCAGAATTAATGCATTCTGTCGGATTAAGCCCGGCATTAGGAGCATTTATCGCCGGTGTAATGTTGGCAACAAGTGAGTTTCGACATGAATTGGAGAGTCAGATTGATCCTTTCAAAGGATTACTCTTGGCCGTATTTTTCGTGAGTGTAGGTTCTACCATTAACTTCCATGTGATTATGGGAGATCCAATGTTTATTTTCACTACGATTCTCGTTGTCTTACTCGTAAAGTTTATTGTATTAGTGGGTGTTTTAAAACTATTTAAATTAAAGTTACATGAAAATTTCCTGGTCGCTTTTGGACTTTCACAGATTGGAGAATTCGCTTTTGTCTTAATTAACTATTCTACAAAACTTTATTTATTCGATCCAAAACTCAATGCACAATTAATGGCAATTACGGCAATAACAATGTGTGTTACGCCAATCCTTTTACTCATTAATGAAAAACTGATTGAACCCAGAATTCATGATACCAAAAATGAATCGGATGAACTGGACGGTCCAATTGAAAAACAGAGAATCATTATTGTTGGATTTGGTCATTTCGGAAGTACCGTTGGTAGATTATTGCGCGTGAATGGAATTAGCGCAACCGTTTTGGACAACGATCCAGAAAGAGTGAACTTATTACGCTCTAAAGGATTCAAAGTATATTATGGTGATGCAGCTAAACCGGGAATTCTTCGTTCTGCAGGCGCAGAAACCGCAGATCTTTTGATACTTTGTCTAGACAGTCCGGAGAAAAACAAATTCATACTCAACTATGCGAGAGAACACTTTCCACAAATGAAAATTTTCGTACGTGCCAAAAACCGTCTTGATGCCTACGATTTCATTAACAGCGGTGTAGAAAATATTTACCGTGAAACTTTGGGGACGGCTGTAGATATGGCCGTTGACATTTTAAAAGCTACAGGAATGCGCGCTTATGCGGCCAGAAGATTAGGACAAAGATTTATGGTGATCGATAAAGCAATGACTCGTAAATTAGCGAAAGAACAATTGAAAGACAAAGTGACTTTTACTATGAGTGAACATCTTGAACGAGAAGCCGAACTTCTTGCGGAAGACAGTCATTCTTTCGATGAATCGCAGTGGAATGAATATGAGGAGTATCAGAATTAA
- a CDS encoding translocation/assembly module TamB domain-containing protein: MVVNIYQRILKYIGIFIAFLLVLVIALVLSLQLPSVQNFAKGKLVNYLEEKIKTKVSLDRVYIGFPNSLVMENFYLQGQTVDTLLFARKLDVGLNIPKLLNNTADITSIDLEGVKANVVRNENGTFNFDYIINAFATKDKEQTPSKPFIISLDKIKLKDIGISFIDDQSRNDINLYFKSFDTSVKTFDLEKNNYAVNDINMDGLRLKLKQDLVEEVAKKVGEKVDSLKKQSPLKLGLNKIKLTNFNIDYGDDNTKTFGKIIFKELSTKVNQLDLENSNFEIDNLYLKGADINAKLFLPTQNANPKKEENSSTSTTEKSLALLLNKLVLDDVKVVYDNTAIAPTRSGMDFNHLNFSKMNLELSDFKMKDGTFAGNVKSAEIKEKRGLDIQKFKTDFVFEDKQAYLKDLYLQTPKTILRDEVVLNYNSIEQLSANPGAVKISANIQKSKVGFSDILMLVPTLRNTVPFNKYPNAILNVDARLKGTLNDLIIQNLQLSGIDQLKVQASGTVKNAMNPKNLYYDLNVRELSSSAKTIYNLVPKNTIPTNITLPSHFKIAGTAKGTTQIINTNLVVTSTLGNAGIRASVDMKRKNQERYDVKANLQNLQIGKIIQNKDLGSIIGQISVKGQSFDPNKANADITGNIKAVAYNGYTYQNMALTGKVNRGAYAVNLDSKDPNANLKLLASGNFTQKEPTIKVNGTIRKLDLHKLGFYQDQMILAGDLDGDFTSLNPDAPNGYLTLKNFAISDTKDIFPLQEIFLKAVSTSNQNQITLQSQIADIDLTGKYKLTQILGSLQNTINQYYQFQKPGTKVEKIDPNQFFTLNAKIKDDNLLRKFVPELTEFEPITLVGNYDADSRKLEVNGQIPQVTYGANKISGGVLTINNSNDALVYDVKLAEFKNESIALMKVDLNGDIKGNLITYNASTKDEKDVTKFLVAGNVEKMGDLTKISLNPDGLTLNYDNWQVSSDNFIQLSNKGILANNFTISNNGSEIRLQSETNVPNSPLNVSIKDFKIETITELVKKDSLLAKGNINGTAQLRDLKNNMTFTSDIKVTDLYVYGSPAGNLDIKANNQSADLIRADIALSGFDNDVKLAGTYNTKSSNLDMNLNMNQLQMKTVQGFSMNAVENAEGYLSGNLKISGKTDAPNILGGIKFNDVGLGITQLGSNFKNINDEIKFTNRGIDFDSFKIKDESGNAITIDGSVLTKTYKDFAFNLDVKARNFKVVDSEKNNDKIMYGVLAVNADLKIRGDLNLPQVDGSLKVTDKTDFTFVLPQSSPALQDREGIVEFIDQDQIALQQTIKSDSLTNQSQIKGMDVNVNIEIVKDAKISLIIDQANGDFVKLQGDAQLTGGIDPSGKTTLVGVYQVEKGTYEMSVSLLKRKFEIEKGSTITWTGEPTTAILDITAVYKTNAAPLDLLQQQLNTASASELNQYKQKIPFNTLLIMKGELLKPVITFDITTSKENNAVSAEVIDNTTAKLDQLRREESEMNKQVFALLLLNRFVGENPFQSDTGLSASTLAKQSVSRILSDQLNNLASDLIGGVELNFDLESTEDYSSGNKNERTDLNVGLTKRLFDDRLKVTVGNNFALEGDARQNEQMTNIAGDITLDYSLSKNGRYMLRAYRKNDYQVALQGQIIETGLGFIITLDYDKFREIFEKSKKNRTYRKQNTSSK, translated from the coding sequence ATCGTTGTGAATATTTACCAAAGGATTTTAAAATATATCGGAATCTTCATCGCCTTTTTATTGGTGCTGGTGATTGCGCTCGTCTTAAGTTTACAATTACCATCGGTCCAAAATTTTGCCAAAGGAAAACTGGTGAATTATCTGGAGGAAAAAATCAAGACGAAAGTTAGTTTAGACCGCGTTTACATCGGCTTCCCAAACAGTTTAGTAATGGAAAACTTTTATTTACAAGGTCAAACAGTGGACACGCTGCTCTTCGCCAGAAAATTAGATGTTGGTTTAAATATTCCAAAACTTTTAAATAACACGGCAGATATTACTTCGATTGATTTAGAAGGTGTCAAAGCAAATGTCGTTCGCAACGAAAACGGCACTTTTAATTTCGATTATATCATCAATGCTTTTGCAACAAAAGATAAAGAGCAAACGCCTTCCAAACCATTTATTATTTCTTTGGATAAAATTAAATTAAAGGATATTGGGATTTCATTTATTGATGATCAATCTCGAAATGACATTAATCTTTATTTTAAATCTTTTGATACGAGCGTTAAAACTTTTGATTTAGAAAAGAACAATTACGCGGTCAATGACATCAATATGGATGGACTTCGTCTAAAACTGAAACAAGATTTAGTAGAAGAAGTGGCCAAGAAAGTTGGAGAAAAAGTGGATTCTCTGAAGAAGCAAAGTCCTTTAAAATTAGGTTTAAATAAAATTAAATTAACCAACTTCAATATCGATTACGGAGATGATAATACCAAAACTTTTGGTAAAATAATATTTAAAGAACTCAGCACGAAAGTCAATCAACTCGATTTAGAGAACAGTAATTTCGAGATTGATAATCTTTATTTAAAAGGAGCAGATATCAATGCCAAATTATTCCTGCCAACCCAAAATGCCAATCCAAAAAAGGAAGAAAACTCTTCAACTTCAACTACCGAAAAATCATTAGCGCTTTTACTGAATAAATTAGTTTTAGACGATGTAAAAGTCGTTTACGATAATACCGCAATTGCTCCAACCAGAAGCGGAATGGATTTCAATCATCTCAATTTTTCAAAAATGAATCTGGAACTTTCTGATTTTAAAATGAAAGACGGAACATTTGCCGGAAATGTAAAATCAGCAGAAATAAAAGAAAAGCGCGGTTTGGATATTCAGAAATTCAAAACCGATTTCGTGTTTGAAGATAAGCAAGCGTATTTGAAAGATTTGTATTTACAAACTCCTAAAACGATTTTGCGTGATGAAGTTGTTTTAAATTATAATTCGATTGAACAACTTTCAGCGAATCCTGGCGCAGTGAAAATTTCTGCTAATATTCAAAAATCCAAAGTTGGGTTTTCAGATATATTAATGCTCGTTCCAACTTTAAGAAACACAGTTCCTTTTAATAAATATCCGAATGCCATTCTTAATGTTGACGCAAGGTTAAAAGGAACATTGAATGATTTAATCATTCAAAATCTTCAACTTTCAGGAATAGACCAGTTGAAAGTTCAGGCTTCAGGAACGGTTAAAAACGCAATGAATCCGAAGAATTTATATTACGATCTAAATGTTCGTGAACTTTCTTCATCTGCAAAAACCATTTATAATTTAGTTCCGAAAAATACGATCCCTACTAATATTACGCTTCCTTCTCATTTCAAAATTGCAGGAACCGCAAAAGGAACGACTCAAATTATCAATACGAATTTGGTGGTAACTTCCACCTTAGGAAATGCCGGAATTCGCGCGTCGGTTGATATGAAACGGAAAAATCAAGAACGTTATGATGTTAAAGCAAACCTGCAAAATTTACAAATCGGAAAGATTATTCAGAATAAAGATCTAGGTTCCATCATTGGACAAATCTCTGTTAAAGGACAAAGTTTCGATCCAAATAAAGCAAATGCTGACATTACCGGAAATATCAAAGCGGTTGCCTACAACGGTTACACTTACCAAAACATGGCTTTGACCGGAAAAGTAAATCGTGGCGCTTACGCAGTTAATCTCGATTCGAAAGATCCAAATGCAAACTTGAAATTATTGGCTTCGGGTAATTTTACACAAAAAGAACCAACCATTAAAGTGAATGGAACAATTCGCAAATTAGATCTGCACAAACTCGGTTTCTATCAAGATCAAATGATTCTGGCCGGAGATTTAGATGGCGACTTCACTAGTTTAAATCCCGATGCGCCAAATGGTTATTTGACTTTAAAGAACTTTGCTATTTCTGACACCAAAGATATTTTCCCTCTACAGGAAATTTTCCTAAAAGCAGTTTCAACTTCAAATCAGAATCAAATTACATTGCAATCGCAAATCGCAGATATCGATTTAACCGGGAAATATAAATTGACGCAAATTTTAGGTTCTCTTCAAAATACGATCAATCAATATTATCAATTTCAAAAGCCGGGAACGAAAGTTGAAAAAATCGATCCAAATCAGTTTTTTACTTTAAATGCTAAAATTAAAGATGATAATTTATTAAGAAAATTCGTTCCGGAATTAACAGAATTTGAACCGATTACTTTGGTTGGAAATTACGATGCTGATTCTCGAAAGTTAGAAGTGAACGGACAAATTCCGCAAGTCACGTATGGTGCAAACAAAATTAGTGGCGGCGTTTTAACAATAAACAATTCGAACGATGCTTTGGTTTATGATGTGAAACTGGCAGAATTTAAAAATGAAAGTATTGCTTTAATGAAAGTCGATTTGAATGGCGATATTAAAGGCAACCTCATCACCTATAATGCTTCTACCAAAGATGAAAAAGATGTAACTAAATTTTTAGTTGCAGGGAATGTTGAAAAGATGGGCGATCTTACAAAGATCAGTTTGAATCCTGATGGTTTAACTTTGAATTACGATAACTGGCAAGTTTCATCAGATAATTTTATTCAGCTGAGCAACAAAGGAATTCTGGCTAATAATTTTACGATTTCAAATAACGGAAGTGAAATTAGATTACAATCAGAAACGAACGTTCCAAACAGTCCTTTGAATGTTTCCATTAAAGATTTCAAGATTGAGACGATAACAGAACTTGTTAAAAAGGATTCACTATTGGCAAAAGGGAATATAAATGGAACCGCGCAACTTCGGGATTTAAAAAATAATATGACTTTCACCTCGGATATTAAGGTGACTGATTTATATGTTTACGGAAGTCCTGCGGGGAATTTAGATATCAAAGCCAATAATCAAAGTGCGGATTTAATTCGTGCAGATATTGCACTTTCTGGTTTTGATAATGATGTGAAACTGGCAGGAACTTACAATACCAAATCCAGCAATTTAGATATGAACCTTAATATGAATCAACTTCAAATGAAAACGGTTCAGGGATTCTCGATGAACGCCGTTGAAAATGCTGAAGGATATCTTTCCGGGAATTTAAAAATCAGTGGAAAAACGGATGCTCCGAATATTTTAGGCGGAATTAAATTTAATGATGTTGGTTTAGGAATTACCCAATTGGGAAGCAATTTTAAAAATATTAATGATGAAATAAAATTCACCAATCGCGGAATTGATTTCGATAGTTTTAAAATTAAAGATGAATCCGGAAATGCAATTACGATTGATGGCTCCGTGTTGACTAAAACTTATAAAGATTTTGCTTTTAACCTCGATGTGAAAGCGAGAAACTTTAAAGTAGTCGATTCTGAAAAAAATAACGACAAAATAATGTACGGCGTTCTTGCCGTCAATGCCGACTTAAAAATTCGTGGAGATTTAAATTTACCACAAGTTGACGGAAGTTTAAAAGTGACCGATAAAACAGATTTCACTTTTGTTTTACCTCAGTCTTCGCCGGCTTTACAAGACCGTGAAGGCATTGTAGAATTTATTGACCAAGATCAAATTGCTTTGCAGCAAACCATTAAATCCGATTCACTCACGAACCAAAGCCAGATTAAAGGTATGGATGTGAACGTGAACATCGAAATAGTGAAAGACGCGAAAATCTCTTTAATTATTGATCAGGCCAATGGTGATTTTGTAAAACTTCAGGGAGATGCACAATTAACGGGCGGAATTGATCCCTCAGGAAAAACGACTTTAGTAGGAGTTTATCAGGTAGAAAAAGGAACGTACGAAATGTCGGTAAGTTTACTGAAAAGAAAATTTGAAATCGAGAAAGGAAGTACAATTACCTGGACCGGCGAACCGACGACGGCGATTTTAGATATTACGGCGGTTTACAAAACAAATGCAGCACCACTCGATTTATTGCAGCAACAGTTAAATACTGCTTCGGCCAGCGAACTTAATCAGTATAAACAAAAGATTCCGTTCAACACTTTACTGATTATGAAAGGGGAATTATTGAAACCAGTTATTACTTTTGATATTACTACTTCCAAAGAAAACAACGCCGTGTCGGCCGAAGTGATTGATAATACAACCGCGAAACTCGATCAGTTGCGCCGTGAAGAATCTGAAATGAATAAACAGGTTTTTGCCTTGCTGCTTTTAAACAGATTCGTTGGTGAAAATCCTTTCCAGAGTGACACTGGTTTATCGGCTTCTACGCTGGCCAAACAAAGTGTGAGTCGAATTTTATCTGACCAGTTAAATAATCTGGCGTCTGATTTAATCGGCGGAGTTGAATTGAATTTCGATTTAGAATCTACTGAAGATTATTCCAGTGGAAACAAAAATGAAAGAACCGATTTGAATGTTGGTTTAACCAAAAGATTATTTGATGATCGCCTGAAAGTGACGGTCGGGAATAATTTCGCTTTAGAAGGTGACGCCCGACAAAATGAGCAAATGACCAATATTGCAGGCGACATTACTTTGGATTACAGTCTTTCTAAAAATGGCAGATATATGTTGCGTGCTTATCGTAAAAACGATTATCAGGTGGCATTGCAAGGTCAGATTATCGAAACTGGTCTCGGATTTATCATTACTTTGGATTACGATAAATTTCGAGAGATTTTTGAAAAATCGAAGAAAAATAGAACATACAGAAAACAAAATACGTCTTCAAAATAA
- a CDS encoding alpha/beta hydrolase, translating to MNKIYIFSGLGVDKRVFENIGFGDLDVEFIDWIEPLKKESLENYAKRIAQKITSDNAVLIGLSFGGIIAVEISKIIQPKKVVLIASAKTRNELPKIYHLAGKLRLNKLIPSSLLISQNFITDWFFGIETKSEKQLLKKILKETNPQFLGWAINEIANWDNEFEPNNCIHIHGNKDRIIPIQNVQADFVIQNGGHFMTVNKSKEIEEIIKQICE from the coding sequence ATGAATAAAATCTATATTTTCAGTGGTTTGGGAGTTGACAAAAGAGTTTTTGAAAACATTGGTTTCGGAGATTTAGATGTCGAATTTATCGATTGGATTGAACCGCTAAAAAAGGAGTCTTTAGAAAATTACGCAAAGCGAATAGCTCAAAAAATTACTTCTGATAATGCTGTTTTAATCGGATTATCTTTTGGCGGAATTATCGCGGTGGAAATTTCGAAAATTATTCAACCTAAAAAGGTTGTTTTAATTGCGTCCGCAAAAACGAGAAATGAATTGCCGAAAATTTATCATCTTGCTGGAAAGTTGAGACTCAATAAATTGATTCCGAGTTCACTTTTAATAAGCCAAAACTTTATTACGGATTGGTTTTTCGGAATTGAAACAAAATCTGAAAAACAACTTCTTAAAAAAATTCTAAAAGAAACTAATCCACAATTTTTAGGTTGGGCAATTAATGAAATTGCAAACTGGGACAATGAATTTGAACCAAATAATTGTATTCATATTCATGGAAATAAAGATAGAATAATTCCAATTCAAAATGTTCAAGCAGACTTCGTAATTCAGAATGGTGGACATTTTATGACTGTAAATAAGTCAAAAGAGATTGAGGAAATAATTAAACAAATCTGCGAATAA
- a CDS encoding BamA/TamA family outer membrane protein gives MKLNTSHFKIVATLSLAVIISSCSNTKFLQDGQLLYTGAKINIKNDTLAKKEKSRLKEALQDQLRPKPNSSFFGLRPKLYIYNITKEPKKQKGIRYWLKYKVGEKPVLLSDVDREFNKKIIVNYSENKGFFNAKASSDTISKNKKAHVIYTLKTGARYLISQVNFPKDSTVINSEIQLLKDKTFLKVGNPFDLDVIKAERERIDAHLKNRGFYYFSPDNIIVQADSTVTKKPEVELFVKLKKNTPAISKEPFTIDKTIVFADYNIKDLKLGKYGIPYNTDSVEIYNNIHIIDPENKFKPKIFDRTLYFDKGDLYNRKDHNLSLNRLISLGVFKFVKNEFIISDSLNHKFDAYYLLTPRPFQSLRLETLGKTNSANYTGGEVNLNWTHRNFFRGAEQLKAAIYGAADVQVGGPKDANNIIRVGANAQLSIPRIVAPFRFHSSSAYVPRTNINVGYEYLSRTQLYTLHSFTTSFGYLWKENERKEHDLKVLDVTVVAPQKVTEKYLEQISGNPDPDNYIAPNPSLQRVIDKQLIFGPTYSYTYTNTMLPRKNTFYYKGSVDLAGTITGLVSGADAKAGKQKELFNIPFSQYAKMEHDFRYYRKVNVKSSIATRFIAGIGYPYGNSTSMPYVKQFFVGGSNSIRAFRARTLGPGSYDPRTQNATFFFDQSGDIKLEMNAEYRANIYKFLNAAVFADAGNVWLVNEDPARPGGKFSKDFVKEIAVGAGVGLRLDFSILILRLDLATPLRIPYYPEGERWTFDKIDFGSGAWRKDNLILNIAIGYPF, from the coding sequence ATGAAACTGAATACCTCCCATTTTAAAATAGTTGCGACTCTTTCTTTAGCAGTCATTATTTCGTCTTGTAGTAATACTAAATTTCTGCAGGATGGCCAGTTGTTATATACTGGAGCAAAAATCAATATTAAAAATGATACGCTTGCAAAAAAAGAAAAGTCACGTTTAAAGGAAGCACTTCAAGACCAACTTCGTCCGAAACCGAATTCTTCTTTTTTTGGTTTAAGACCGAAACTATACATTTATAATATTACGAAAGAGCCGAAAAAGCAAAAAGGAATTCGATATTGGCTCAAATATAAAGTGGGCGAAAAACCAGTTTTGTTAAGTGATGTCGATCGGGAGTTTAATAAAAAAATCATTGTTAATTATTCTGAGAACAAAGGTTTCTTTAATGCGAAGGCTTCTTCAGACACCATTTCAAAAAATAAAAAAGCACACGTTATTTATACCTTAAAAACTGGCGCCAGATATTTAATCAGTCAGGTTAATTTCCCTAAAGATTCTACGGTTATTAATTCTGAAATCCAATTACTTAAAGATAAAACTTTTTTGAAAGTTGGAAATCCATTTGATTTAGATGTTATCAAAGCAGAACGCGAACGAATCGATGCACATTTAAAAAACCGAGGCTTCTATTATTTCAGTCCTGATAATATCATCGTTCAGGCGGATAGTACCGTGACTAAAAAACCGGAAGTTGAACTTTTTGTGAAACTGAAAAAGAACACGCCAGCAATTTCAAAAGAGCCATTTACGATTGATAAAACAATTGTTTTTGCTGATTATAATATCAAAGATCTTAAACTGGGGAAATACGGAATTCCTTATAATACCGATTCGGTAGAAATTTACAACAACATTCACATCATCGATCCTGAAAATAAGTTTAAACCAAAAATTTTCGATCGTACGCTTTACTTTGATAAAGGAGATTTGTATAACCGAAAAGACCACAATCTTTCATTGAACCGACTCATCAGTTTAGGCGTTTTTAAATTTGTGAAAAATGAGTTTATAATTTCAGATTCACTCAATCATAAATTTGATGCGTATTATCTTTTAACGCCGAGACCTTTTCAGTCCTTGCGTTTAGAAACTTTAGGAAAAACCAATTCTGCGAATTATACGGGGGGAGAAGTTAATCTGAACTGGACGCATCGTAATTTCTTCCGTGGTGCAGAACAGTTAAAGGCGGCTATTTATGGCGCCGCAGATGTTCAAGTCGGAGGTCCAAAAGACGCGAATAATATTATCAGAGTTGGTGCCAATGCTCAACTTTCTATTCCAAGAATTGTGGCTCCATTTAGATTTCATTCTTCAAGTGCTTATGTTCCAAGAACGAATATTAATGTCGGTTATGAATATTTGAGCCGAACGCAATTGTACACTTTGCATAGTTTCACGACTTCTTTCGGATATCTTTGGAAAGAAAATGAAAGGAAAGAACATGATTTAAAAGTTTTGGATGTTACGGTAGTTGCACCGCAAAAGGTAACCGAGAAATATTTAGAACAAATTAGTGGAAATCCAGATCCTGATAATTATATAGCGCCAAATCCTTCACTTCAAAGAGTCATTGATAAGCAATTAATTTTCGGACCGACTTACAGTTATACTTATACCAACACCATGCTTCCGAGAAAGAATACGTTCTATTATAAAGGAAGTGTAGATTTGGCAGGCACGATCACCGGTTTAGTAAGTGGCGCCGATGCAAAAGCAGGAAAACAAAAAGAATTGTTCAACATTCCGTTTAGTCAATATGCTAAAATGGAACATGATTTTAGATATTACAGAAAGGTGAACGTCAAGAGCTCTATCGCTACCCGATTTATTGCAGGAATTGGTTATCCTTATGGAAACTCTACTTCAATGCCTTATGTAAAACAATTTTTTGTGGGTGGAAGTAACAGTATTCGTGCCTTCAGAGCCAGAACTTTAGGACCGGGAAGTTATGATCCAAGGACTCAAAATGCAACTTTCTTTTTTGATCAGTCTGGAGATATTAAATTAGAAATGAATGCCGAATATAGAGCGAATATTTATAAGTTTTTGAATGCAGCAGTTTTCGCAGATGCAGGAAATGTTTGGTTAGTCAATGAAGATCCAGCAAGACCAGGTGGAAAATTCTCAAAAGACTTTGTAAAAGAAATTGCTGTAGGAGCCGGAGTTGGTTTAAGACTGGACTTTTCGATTCTTATATTAAGACTTGATTTGGCAACGCCACTTCGTATTCCTTACTATCCGGAAGGCGAAAGATGGACTTTTGATAAAATTGATTTCGGAAGTGGCGCCTGGAGAAAAGATAATTTGATTTTGAATATTGCAATTGGTTATCCTTTCTAA
- a CDS encoding NAD(P)H-dependent oxidoreductase: protein MKKTLAIFAHPYFEYSTTNVELVKAYESSGQLTFRDLYEEYPDFHIATFKERKRIREYERLVFHFPLIWFGLPPLLRLWIDEVFDMSWKAENENDHPLMNKDAVIIVTIGAKEENYQRDGLYKTTIEELMKPLSLCLEVTGIEVKEIIAVYNSDDLEEPQLKQITQKIIKTLETS, encoded by the coding sequence GTGAAAAAGACGCTTGCAATATTTGCCCATCCTTATTTTGAATATTCAACAACGAATGTTGAATTGGTTAAAGCGTATGAAAGCTCGGGACAACTGACTTTTAGAGATTTATATGAAGAATATCCAGATTTTCATATTGCAACCTTTAAAGAAAGAAAAAGGATTAGAGAATACGAACGGTTGGTTTTTCACTTTCCTTTGATTTGGTTTGGGCTACCGCCTTTACTGCGGCTTTGGATTGATGAAGTTTTCGACATGAGCTGGAAAGCTGAAAATGAAAATGATCATCCACTGATGAATAAAGATGCCGTCATTATTGTAACGATTGGCGCGAAAGAAGAAAATTATCAGAGAGACGGATTATATAAAACCACCATTGAAGAATTAATGAAACCTCTTTCATTATGTTTAGAGGTTACGGGCATTGAAGTAAAAGAAATTATTGCCGTTTACAATTCCGATGATTTAGAAGAACCTCAACTGAAACAAATCACTCAAAAAATCATAAAAACGTTAGAAACATCATGA
- a CDS encoding type II 3-dehydroquinate dehydratase gives MKILILNGPNLNLLGTREPEIYGTISMDQYLEELRKEFPQHEILYYQSNIEGEIINRLQENDFESLVINPGAFTHYSYAIADCLKNISQPKIEVHISNIYKREEFRQKSVTAANADGILSGFGMKGYRLAVLSLGK, from the coding sequence ATGAAAATTTTAATATTAAACGGTCCAAATCTTAATTTACTCGGAACTCGAGAACCTGAAATCTACGGAACTATTTCGATGGACCAATATCTGGAAGAGTTAAGAAAAGAATTTCCTCAACACGAAATTCTTTATTATCAATCCAATATTGAAGGGGAAATTATCAATCGTTTACAGGAAAATGATTTCGAAAGTTTGGTGATTAATCCTGGCGCATTTACCCATTATTCTTATGCGATTGCCGATTGCCTGAAAAACATTTCTCAACCGAAAATCGAAGTTCACATCAGTAATATTTACAAGCGAGAAGAATTTCGCCAAAAATCTGTGACTGCTGCAAATGCCGATGGAATCTTAAGCGGCTTTGGAATGAAAGGATATCGATTGGCGGTGTTGAGTTTGGGGAAATAG